In the Oncorhynchus keta strain PuntledgeMale-10-30-2019 unplaced genomic scaffold, Oket_V2 Un_scaffold_3531_pilon_pilon, whole genome shotgun sequence genome, CAATATAGGGACTATTATGAAGTTAAATTGAACGTTACAAATACCCAGATCATGGTGAAAGTAGCAGAGATAGTGTTGGCATTTCAGACACTTGTCAACTTTCAAGAAACCTGTGATTCAGAGTTTTCAACGTCATTCATCTCCTTCCCATTTATAACAGCCAGCGAACACTTGGCAGATTCCATGCAGTAGTTATTATCACGGCAGTAACTGTAGGGACAGTAATTAAAGGctatagtaacagcatggaaTTAGACTATGGCAGAAATGAGGGAGTTTGAGGTATGGGTCATGGGCAGTGTCAGTAGTAGTAGGGGTTACTTTAGTAGTATTGTTGAGATATCATTTTATGAGGAGTCGTGCCACATGGCTTGGTAACGGGTAACTGGGAGACTGATGAGAATACTAGGGGCTGTTATTCACATGTCACAAATGAGTGATCTGGCCATAAGGGGagagtgttgttgtcctgttgtcaggaAATGACCCATGCATTGCAGTGTGTATATTCCAAGGTGTAAGTGGCACATGAGTAGCAGGAGATAACCGAGGGTACTGGCTGAATTCTGGAGATTGACATCAAGATACATCAGGCGGTGGTGTTGGGACAGCGTTGGTCTGGTCCACACACAGTACTATTTACAGCACCTGCAGCGGTAAAGATCGCCATGTCTCTCCTCGGTGAGTGCATAGTTCTCACGTGAAGTGAGGTCCAACTGTATAACGGGTGAGCTTGAAGCCGCCATGACAGAGGAAGTGGAGCTAAAGAGAGAAAGACTAGAATCCACTGTAGACATgcagatgggttgggtctgggagctACTTTAACCGCCATAGTTGGGTTGGGTTAGTTGCTTTATTGGTTAATGCATCATATGAAAGGATAGATGTTGGGGTAATTGTACACTGGACAACATTCTGAAGGCATTGATATGAAAGCATATACAGTGCTGAGTTACCTCAAGAGGATGTAGCGTTGATTATGGATATGCACTTGCATACTAGGTGACGTGCCTATCAGGTGGCAAttgaggaggagatggggaacaAAGTAAAAATTACATGGCTTGGGAACACCTCTCGGAGCCAGTGGCCGGAACGGGGAAGACTGGGTGAAGGCATGACGAGGCAGAAAAAAATTCTCCcaaaaaatctttggagggagttgaaagggtatataacaaagtattgagataaacttttgctattgaccaaatacttattttccaccataatttgcaaataaattcattaaaaatcctacaatgtgattttctggattttttcctaattttgtctgtcatagttgaagtgtacctatgatgaaaattacaggcctctctcatctttttaagtgggagaacttgcacaattggtggctgactaaatacttttttgtcccactgtataagTAGATGACAGCACATCACACAGTGTGACAAAAAAAGACCTTCACATGCAAGAGGCATTTCTCACTCCATACAAAACATGTATTTGACTCTTTCTGAGTATATTCTGTACCTGCAACTGAACACAGACATTAAGGTACACATGTCTTCCCGAATCGAGAACAAAGAAAGTAGAAGCATGAACAAGTTAGTGGAAAAATAGCTTCCGACCCATTCTACTAGCAAAATGTATAATGGGTACTATGGAATAATTTACATATCACCATTTTAATGTATAGTTAATTGTATCCCTAACCCCCTACATTTATATACTTACAaaaataaatcacacacacacacacaaaaaaaaaaatctatacaaAAATCTATTTTAGTTCAGTGTGACATGACAGAGTAGTTACAGGTTCTGCATCACCATGAAATATTATAATTGAACAATGTTCACCATTACGAGTGCATAGCATTCCTTTAGTCAATACAGCTAGAACTCAAGGTGACATTGTTGGTTTTCCTATAGGAACACACAATGTATACAAATCACTGTACTTAAAATGAAGAATCAAATCATCCATAAAAATACAACCAAAGTAAGTGGGCCTTTTCCTTGTGAGAGCTAAGAGTATATAAAAGTATATTCCATGGAGAAGCTAACAAAGATAATTTGCTTAAAGTCTTACTCTTTACAAAAAGTGTGCATCAAGAGTTGCTCTGTTGTGCCACCCTGTATCAGAAGTAGAAAGGTGTCAAAGCTCAACCCCCCTCTGCTTGAAGagctcctctagttgtctctcCAGTGCTGGGTTGGTCCCCCTCAGTCCTCTCACTACCTGGGCTGCCCACACAAAGTACTCCTGAACACGATCTGCCGACCAACCTGGCAACCACAACACAGATTTAAATATAAGATATAGGACAGGGGTaaagagagggacagtcagacaACCAGAGAGGGAAGCAAGTGAAGACAAGCaacgaaacagagagagagagaacgagaacgagagagagagtagtatcCTGATAGGGTATCAGTTTATTGTGTCTAGCCTGGAACATTTTCCTAGTCAGTTGGTTGGATCAAGAGGctgaagacagacagacggacagagcgCACAATCACCTGTTGGCGTGCTGCGGTTGATGTCCCTCAGGTTGTATAGTTTGTCAGCCAGTTTGACCAGTTTGGCCTGGTGGCTGGCATGAGGTGCATACTCCACCTGCTTACGCTTTGTCTCCTCCTTGGACAGTGCTTTGTCGTCTGTCACTTCCTGGACGAGCTGCGCCACCGTTTGCCCAAAGACGATCTGTAGTTCTCCTATGCTGGTGTCAGTGTCCTCCACTGTGTCATGGAGCAAAGCTGCCTGAGGACAGTTGGAAAAGACAACAATATCAGTGAAATACCAGTCATTCCTGTTAACAAAACTCTGGCTAACACAAACTCAATAAATGTTGAACGTTTTAATGAGCTTAACATTGCCCATTGACTGATGTATCATTACAaagtaattacatttacatttaagtcatttagcagacgctcttatccagagcgacttacaaattagtaaTAAACCCCACCTGAATCTAAAACGTCTCTTCAAACCTTAACCAAACTGCTAACACTTACCTGAAACATTTACTTTTCATTTGtatatattgtaatgaaacagcagggggCAGGTATCGAGCCCTCGACCTTCGCTAttgactgtgccgcaaaagcatgctcgtgcggcagGATCGATTTCCGCGTTTATAAACCAAGGGTCGTTACAATATGGACAATTTTGACTTTGAGTCTGTCTGAAACACAAAACACTTACTTGCAAAACTTCAATGTCTGTGATCCCACCTTCATGGCTTAGGATCCTTGCCACTCCTGCAAAATTATGAACAGCAAATGTAAATGCAGATATTCACACAATGAAGTCTGAGTAGAGAGATAGGTCCTTAGCAATAACTATCTAGCTGGATAGCCGTTAGATTGTTGTCATAACTGTACCTATTGGGTGGGTGATATATGGTGTTTGTTCAGCATCCTTACGTCGTTGATTGCGGTGCTTTTCAGCAGCGAAGTTAACCGTCTCCAACAAAATGACAGAATCTGAACTCATGCTGTAAAAGTAGTTATTGACacacaatacagacagtatattaACGTTTGATCACAATTGATCAAATTCGCACATCTCAGTGATGTCAGCGTCGCTTCTCTTTAAGGGCGCGTTCCACCAGGGAGAGGCTATACGGACACGCCTGTTGTCCAAAATGATGACGTATATcgccagcctggtctcatacacTAGACTTAACATAGTAATAGTAAATCTGGTACGCCTTactcgtatgatatgttatgattTGTATGACTACATAAGATAGAcggttaatgttagctagcaggtCAACAGAGGCCAAGGCTAGGGCCCCTCTAAATCTGCAATATGGAGAATTTAAtattttactttcagttttgtacaccagcttcaaacagctgaaaatacaacatttgtggttatggaaaatatagtGGTTTATATGGCACAATGACTACAATCTACGTGATGGTTTtgtaaactgaaattaggtgaactattagaATGTTGGAGGAGCATTTCTGCATAGTGCAGTGGggtggcaggatagcctagtggttagagcgttggactagtaaccggaaggttgcaagttcaaacccccgagctgacaaggtacaaatctgttgttctgaacaggcagttcccactgttcctaggccgtcattgaaaataagaatttgttcttaactgacttgcctagtaaaataaaatttacaaacgaagcatttgctttagtgagtccgccagatcagaagcagtagggatgaccaaggatgttcttttgataagtgcatgaattggacaATATACTGCTAAGCATTTGATAtttagtacttttgggtgtcagggaaactTTATGCAGTAAAAAGTAATGGAGTAAAagtaaagttgtcaaaaatataaatagtaaagtacaaataACCCCAAAAACGatttaagtagtacttcaaagtatttttacttaagtaattTACATCACTGATCACATGTGCCCTACTGAAAATactgctaaacaacagcctcttgatAGCAGCACACTAGAAAAAATAAAAGGTAACTACACCCCCCAAAAGATTCTCAAACATTTCCCTTACTTTAAAAGTttttaaacattattttaaattttttaatttcacctttatttaaccaggtaagcc is a window encoding:
- the hddc3 gene encoding guanosine-3',5'-bis(diphosphate) 3'-pyrophosphohydrolase MESH1 isoform X2, whose amino-acid sequence is MSSDSVILLETVNFAAEKHRNQRRVARILSHEGGITDIEVLQAALLHDTVEDTDTSIGELQIVFGQTVAQLVQEVTDDKALSKEETKRKQVEYAPHASHQAKLVKLADKLYNLRDINRSTPTGWSADRVQEYFVWAAQVVRGLRGTNPALERQLEELFKQRGVEL
- the hddc3 gene encoding guanosine-3',5'-bis(diphosphate) 3'-pyrophosphohydrolase MESH1 isoform X3, whose translation is MSSDSVILLETVNFAAEKHRNQRRKDAEQTPYITHPIGVARILSHEGGITDIEVLQAALLHDTVEDTDTSIGELQIVFGQTVAQLVQEVTDDKALSKEETKRWSADRVQEYFVWAAQVVRGLRGTNPALERQLEELFKQRGVEL
- the hddc3 gene encoding guanosine-3',5'-bis(diphosphate) 3'-pyrophosphohydrolase MESH1 isoform X1, whose translation is MSSDSVILLETVNFAAEKHRNQRRKDAEQTPYITHPIGVARILSHEGGITDIEVLQAALLHDTVEDTDTSIGELQIVFGQTVAQLVQEVTDDKALSKEETKRKQVEYAPHASHQAKLVKLADKLYNLRDINRSTPTGWSADRVQEYFVWAAQVVRGLRGTNPALERQLEELFKQRGVEL